The DNA sequence ttagcagcatgtatattaaaacataacattataaatgaaaaaaaaaaaaaatatataatgattgataagaaccaagtgcaaagccgcgatgggactgagctcgaatagcttcagtggcagcgactttttatagtacaaaatcgctgtcaatcaaactgagatgcagtctttcgacagaccctccaatcaacacgcagaagcccggagtccaggcacgcccactcctccattcaccccagagacgctgagcgtctgtgggcgggacataatcgcagcatttatccaatgaccgtctagtttcgaagcactgaaaaaaactgttcaaagcagccccattgaagtcaatggacgctcggcttcaacagagaaatacactgaaGCTACGGggatgtatgagaaggaaatcgagtccgacctgctatatgtagctgattctgaacgaactcgtcttcgagatgaacgtgttctaacgcatttttagtcaataaaatttTAACACAagagtacatatttgaccattaattttttgacattataggggaagctgagtttcccttgcagtcttattaaagaaatccccactgttGTGGACCACCTAAACGCAGACATTTGCTGTTAATCCCAGGAATTAGTTTAAATATTCATGTGTTCGTTATTTGGGCCATACActggatatatatattttggacCATCTTTAATTTCTCAATGTACATCAATCaggggtgcatttcccaaaagcatttttagccaactatggtcgcaagttcatTTAAACTCTACTGGTAACAacagaacttgcgaccatagttgcttttgggaaacgcaccccaggttAGGAATTAGCCCAGTATTAGAATAGGTAAAATAATCCTTCGTTTCTATAAGACAAATGATTGGAAGTGCTTAAGATATACCAATCTGCATGaccattgttattttttttattattattatttccattttgtcttgttttaaaaattaaagaaagAGGCACTGAAGGAATGTTAAAGGCTCTATTGACAGCATTTGTAgcataatgttgattaccacagGAAATAAGTTTGACATTTAATTATGTAccttattaatttaaaaagaagCAAAATATAGTAACTACACATCTAACCAAACATATGGGGTCTCTTGAATTAAATTCGTTCTGTGACATAACATAAGGACTTGGCTCATCTAACAGTAACAAGTGTGCTGTTGATCACTCACTGATGATATTGTACAGTAGGCCTAATATTGGGTGTCCATACACATCAGGTTATTTCCCACGACGGCGTTGGGGTGCACATCTCACAAATTGAATCCCATAATGTTCCTTGTCTATTCCAAACTTTGCGAAagtttgtttacttgctttttttttttgtctgcaaCTGGCAACAAGCAGGTGTCAGATGTCTGCAATGCACAGCTGCGATTTCAAAATTACACTCGGAATCGATTCTGAACTTTGGTTCGACTCCGAATAGTTAAAGAAAGAATCGTGATGCAGAAGAACAGTTCCGTTCTGCTACAGTATGTTCTGTGCATTAAGCAGAAATGATTGCTGAAATcacaaacataaatatttaatctcATATGCATATAAGTAACTATTTAATAAAGACATCGATAAATGAGTGAGTCGGTGAGCAGGAAAAGTGAAATGACcgttcatttttaatgtgtgcGAGCGCGCGGCTTTCTGTGCAGAATAGTAGAACGTAAAAGCAAGCCTTCAGATTTATGATTTCCATTCTTCTCCCTTTACGCATAACCACggtttattattttcagtgatAAATTTGGATTTATGACATACATCTGATAACTATAACACACGTTGACATTTTCTAGATTTAACTGAAGACAGCAACTACTCAGAACTACTCATTTGATGTTCTATGAACAGATTTAACCaatgagaaatgttttgtatttgttttattaggtTGTCCTGCATTGTTTTTGGGAAAGTTAATTTATGGAGAAAACAAAGCAATTAGAGAATGTTTAGAGTAGAAAACGTTTAGCCATTAGAGCCATTAGTGAATAAGTTCAAAGGCATCCCTGCAACATTATGGGAACGTTCtgggttttcaaacttttcccGAAGCCTCTCGAGCACTGCGCATTTTAGATGTTTCCCTTATTTAACACAGTTGAATTAACTCATCAGCTGTTTAGTATAGTACTATATTATCTGAGCTAGGTCTGTTTAATAAGGGAGACtgtttgaaaacccctgttCCAGGATAATGCTCTGAATGTTTATTAAGCTTTGGACAACTTGCACTGCAGTAGAAGCACATTTGCAGTTGTGTGTATGCTTGACATAACATTGCTTCTCCATCCTGAACTCTTCAGGTGATGCTGGAACAGATGCAGGGTCTGATGCACCTTGAACTCTCCGGCTGCAATGATTTCACAGAAGCTGGCCTGTGGTCCAGCCTGAATGCACGGCTTACCTCTCTCAGCGTCAGCGACTGCATCAACGTGGCAGACGACGCCATCGCCGCCATTTCTCAGCTCCTTCCCAACCTATCGGAGCTCAGCCTGCAGGCCTATCACGTGACCGACACGGCCATGGCCTACTTCACCGCCAAGCAAGGCTACACCACCCACACGCTGCGCCTGAACTCCTGCTGGGAGATCACCAACCATGGCGTAGTTAACATGGTGCACAGCCTGCCAAACCTCACCTCCCTCAGCCTGTCAGGCTGCTCGAAGATCACTGACGATGGTGTGGAATTGGTTGCAGAGAATCTGAGGAAGCTCCGGAGTCTGGATCTGTCCTGGTGTCCCCGTATTACTGACATGGCCCTTGAGTATATCGCCTGTGACCTACACAAGCTGGAGGAGCTGGTTCTGGACCGGTGAGTGTGCTGAGTTTGCAGTATATGGAGTGCAAAATAAATCTTGCTTGTATTTCATCTTACAGAGCCTCATTGGGAGTAAATTTGGTACATGGAAAGAATGATTACTATAATCATATTGTGTGCTTATGACTCTCTTTATATGGCTGTATTCAGGTGTGTGCGGATCACAGATACAGGCCTGGGTTACTTATCTACCATGTCAACTTTGAGAAGTCTCTACCTGCGCTGGTGCTGTCAGGTAAGTGTTTGTGCAACTGTTTGGGTCAGCTTAATGGGATAGTCttattatgaaattaaagttatccattaacttttttattatcacaATTAGGTtcaaatttatatattaaatcatttatagCATGTCACATGACCGAAACATTTCCCTGTACTTTTAGGTGCAAGACTTTGGGTTACAGCATCTATATGGCATGAGGAGCCTTCGTCTTCTCTCTCTGGCAGGTAAAAACACTCTGGATGTGCTGATACTGCAGCATGCAATGATAAAGCCCTGATAAAGTTCAATAATGGAACGACACTGTATGTTTGGAAGTAGATTGTTTCTGTGAATACCTGAGCTTAATCATGTTATGGAAGAAAGCTCAGTTAATCCCTCAAAAACAGATAATGCTGTCagagtaaaaatatattgctttGGAACAGAAAGATAAACTTTCCTTTTAGTTAATGAACACATAATCATGGTGTGATATACAAGTCTAATTCAAAATGACATTTGCAGATTAGAAATATCTGCCTGTTCTAACAGTAGCTGTGCATAAGGATTTTTGTTTCCCCCACATAGCTTCATACAAAGGGCTCAAGTACCCCTTCATCCAGACCAAGCAAGTTCCTTTTACATAATTATAGTCAATGTCATATAACATGATAAACTTCACTTTTAAACTACAAACTTTAAGTTTCTGTGGTTGAAAACACTTCCTCTCAAACTGAAACATATCTGTTAGTTGAACTGCATTTAGCTTGATTAGAGGCATTTGATGGAATTAAAACAGGAAAGAGCGGTTTGTTGTCATTGAGACGTGGGTAAGTGTGTGCAAGTAAAGTGCTTTCTTGtaaaaagctatatatatatatatatacagtatatagagtaCACTAAACATGTAATTATTTccttaaaaagtaactaaatgtTTTAAgccattcattaaaaaaacaattataaataattcttaattacttaatataaaatcttaatattaagaaaaatgtaTCCTTATAATCTTTTATAATCTATAATCCATTGGCTTTGGTAAAGGATTTGgttcagaactacaaacactaataaaaagtattaaaaactacaaacatggcagaTGTGTGCGACATACAGTTAAGTAGATTGAGGTTTAGATAAAGGGTTTGAACTATTAACATTTAAcctggttaaaaaaataattaatatattattatttcatctgcaacaacaatgtgaacttttataaacatctGTTTGGATATTATCTTTTAAATGCATGAACAGAGTTCTCTGCATAAAGACCCACAGCTGGCAGATCAATGTGCTACTTCTTTTCTCTCCAATATGGTAGgaagttaaatgaaatgaaatatggaGGACGTTAACCTTGACAAGATTTACAGTGACAGGGTGTGTGTAACTATGCGTCAGAGCGGTCCGTTAAAGATGCAATGACGTGATAGTATATCCCAAAGCTTGCCTAGtcttctactacacactcaaaaggTGGACTTTTTCTTCACCTAAAGAGTACGTACTTTAAGTCCGTAGTAGAAGTAGGCACATTGGGATGCAGCATTGTTGTCACACAGCATTATAAACAGGAAGTGAGCTGCCGAGTGGAGGTGGCTGTTAGCGTTTGTATTTAACCAGCTCTCATTTACTCTGTCTCAGGGTGCCCTCTGCTGACCACTACTGGCCTATCAGGCCTGATCCAACTGCAGGAGCTAGAGGAGCTGGAACTGACCAACTGCCCGGGCGCCACAGCCGAACTCTTCAAATACTACTCCCAGCATCTGCCGCGCTGCATGGTCATCGAGTAGAGCAAAGAGTTTCATGGGCACCAGCACCCACCACATCACCAAAACCTCCTCCTACAGACTGATGATAAACCCAACTTCATCCTGGACCCACAGGAAGAATCAACGAGAGAAATTGAATGGAAGTTTTTTTCTGGAGGGGTGATAAAGGATCATTGACATGGAAGACAAAAAGGGAAATCTGAAAGAAAAGGTCGGAACGGGCCTGGACTGACGAGCGAGAGGGAAAATGTACAAAGCGCAGTGGGTCAGAGGCTAGATCTTTCATTAAATAACATGACACATAGGAATCAGCCCCCACACATACATGAAACATGTTCCTTCACTGAACTGTGAGACTAGCTTCCATGTCTCATCCAAAACTGTTTATCTTGAAGTGACAAAGGTGTGCGCTGCCTGTTTGAGCTGTCTCTCATATCCAGGGAAAGGTAGAGAGGAACCGAAACGTTTAAGGGAAAGAACGAGGTTAAGGAGCCACTGCAACAGGGTCTCTTCGCTTTTGTCCAGCGCCATCCGGGTCTCTCGCTCCCCTCAGTGGTGCTGCCGCTCCATCTCTGTGTCTTATCAAGGGAAAAAATCGAGAACTTTAGAGATGAACAGCTACGTAGATTTTCACATCAACGCTACTTGCTTTTTGTCATGCAGttctctttttgtcttttttttttaaatattatttttttaagtattatttttgATGATAAGGATTACTGTGAAACATTTATGGTATGAGTTCGAGGTTTCGGACACTTTGAATAAGATGGAAATCCAGGTACGGTGAAGGTACAGTATTAAGAGGTACTGTCCTTTGAAAGGAACCAGCATAATCAGAAGTCAGGAGGTTATTTTTCCCAGCAGATTGCTCTTTTAAAGACATTTCCAGATATTTTGAGTCGGGGAGAGCGGGGCGGATCAGAACTGctcatgcattttaatatagttCAAAGGGACTGTGGTTTGTACAAAAGATAGCTTGGCTTTTTCATCTGCCTGGTTTATTTTAATTCCATTTTGATGTCAATTGATATTAGTGGCTTATGTGCAGGTTTCCATATTAATCCTGATTCAATTGAGATGAGATCTTTGAGTGATCCCATAATGCACCTGGACCATGTGACAGCCTTTCATAGACTGAAACTGCACGTCATTGCTTACTTGTCACCAGGCCAAACCATTACAGCAGCGGACAGCATGGCAGTTCTACCATAGTTTCTTACAGTACGGGCGCAGTGTCTCTTTCAGCCCGAGTGCTTTTAAATACATCTGATGAATACGGTTTACAGTGATTTGCATCAAATGCAGAGGCAGGCCAGTGTAATTAAAGTGATCACAAACATCCCACACAAGCTTATTACAGTAGTCTCTCTTCATCTAGCAGTTTTGCTTCCCCATTAAGCAATACCCACATGTCTGCTTTTAGATTAGCAGCGCCTCTTTTGATTTTCAGAGGTGCCGGTTCTTCGCCCTCACAATTGTGCTCATCTGTGGTGCCTACCTCATTTTATCATGGGGTATGTAGAATACAGGTCCGCATGGGAATTTGCAGAAACCAGccatgcatttgttttttttccccaaaccaCTCCATACCCCACCCCGAACCCTGCATTTGTCCTCTCAGGAGATTAACGTGCTGCTCAGATCATCTCAGATGGGTTTGCTGTGATGTTGATGACCTTAACGTTCACCTACTCAAACCTAACAGATGCAAAGTGGCAGAAAAAATGGCGTGGTAAACAATCTTAGATTGGCGAATAATTGATATAAAAGCGACCCCAAAGTTCTAACTAGTGAAATGTTTACCTCTGAATATTCTAATCATCTGTGGACATATATGGTAGTAGTGCATGCAATATGGTacttttttcttcaggaaagtGTGCAGAAATGTACTAGTCATCTCTGAGATTTTAGGCATGCTGTCCCATTCAAAGCACGGCTGGTTAGCGCCCCTGCTGGTACATGCCCGAACTACATCATCTGGATGCAAAAAGCAGCCATCCAAAATTAGCAACATATTTTGACTTAATAActatcttttaaaaacaaagctTCCTAAAGTGATGGCACTGAAGAACCATATTCAGTTTTCCAAAGAATCTTGCAGTGAACATTTCTTTTAACAACGATTATGCCAGTAAGGAACCTTTATTTTGTGTACGGTTGAGATTAATGACAATTCTAATTGATTGCTAGCTTTCTCCAGCTATTACAAACCTCTTATATTCAAACATTAAGCTAATCTTACTCCAAAAAGTGTAGAACAAAACAGATGGAAAAATTCCAACATCACAGtctttaagtttaagtttaacACTTCACTATCCCACTCTAAATTCACTAGGCTTTACAGATAACAGATTATATCTTCTAAAAGACACATTAGCATAAACATTAGCACTCACCTCAGACAGTCGATCTCTCTTCTTGTATATAGTGACCTGTTTAATGGGGGGGTCACAGCTAATCAGGGTTAGCGGCTGCTGCTTATCCAGGCGAGATCCCCTGACACTTTTAATCTCACTACCTTGTGTGACTTTATCTTTTGAATCATTGAAGTTGTTgcatatttatttgcttttactTATCATTGGTAGTGGGTTAATTTATTGACACGatgcacatatttatttatttattacatttccgAGGATTGTACGAGGTTTATTTAGAAGTAGAACGTGTTTTTTTGATGGGGTCTGCTATGGAAATTGGAGTTGAGCTTTATTCAGATGAATTGAACctttttttaaaaccatggttTCGACGGTTAGAATAACCGCGGTCTCCGAGgcacgtgttttttttttggcgggCAGACTGTTGACACATAGCTTACAGAAGAATGGAAGGGCAATAACTTGTTGACAGAGGCCTGGCTGACAGTGAGTTGACCTACCTTTTCTAACCCTACCGCTGCCCATTTTCTCTTGTTTAATGACTAATTTAGTTCACCTCTTTTGGTTTTGGTTGTAAAATGGATGTAAGTTGAGAGACGCTGTCATAAAGTCTAGTAGCCTAATAGTGAATCGGCATTGTGTCCGGGATTGGATGTTAAATATTCTGCACCAGTTCATATGCCTGCGCTCAAATTGTAGCTCTGTTTGGTTGCTTTGAGGTATCCTGATAACTATTAGAAGACATGTTGCAGTATTTACACTCATTTGATAGTCTTACAAAGAATGCAACAGGTTTTATTCACTAGCAAAGATCTGAAGGAAATCCAATCAAAGCGCttttcattttgtatgtctccatAATAGAAACAACCATTTGAGATGAATGAAATAAAGAGAGATTATTAATATATCGCTAAGGCATTGCATAGTATTTGAGGACAACTGTATGAAACTGTCGGAGATATTGTATTAATCTTGTATAAATACTATCGTTTTCACTTCCAAACCAAGCCTATTCCCTCTTTGTATAGAATGAGAGTTTATGTGTGTGGGAACTTTTTCACCTAATAGAAccctaaatataaatataataactcATGCACTAACCCCACTGTAATCTGTAAATATCTATCAATATTTCGAGGTCATCTGTCAGAAGGTTTCAGCTGTTTTTGAGGCTGCCTGGCTCTAAGCGCACACGTCCATACCGCTTTAAACGAGCCAACGGAGAAACCCGGTCGAGAAAGAGGCAAGATATGCAAAAAGGTTGATGTCTTTTAGCGATAAGTAACATCAGCAATGGATAGTATAAAAGACTTCAGCTTGTTTCACATTGTACATTGAGCTAATATCAAAGACATGTTAATACGGGCTACATACAagaacattaacaaatgtttattgTGTGTCTACACTGACATTACGCCTGCTGCCTTCCTCATACGATCGAGGCAGGGTTACTTTTCCGAGTCAATGAAATACTGGTACTACTGTGTGAATTTCTCTTTCTTACCAGACAAATCTGGCTGGCAGATATGGAGTGGTTCTGTCTGATttacactgtaaatttaaaccATTTTCAAGGCCGGTTTCCACAAAGAGTGCTCCTCTGTTCTTGCTCTCTGAAGGGGTTTTACTAGCTTACCACATCCAGAGTGTGTTGGCAGTTTCTGTTCACCCTCCAGCTTGCTTTTAACTCTAAATGTTTGGCGCTTCTAATTGTTAAGCGAATAGAATAAATCATCTGTTCCTCTAACTCTTCCCAACTAACATATGTCAGGATTGTTTCTTTTATAAAATTTGAGAACGACATGATGCAACAACAGAAAACAGCTCTTTTGTTGGCTCTTTGTATGTACTTGTACATGTAATACTAAACCAATATTAGTAATGTTTTTGACATTCATACAGGGTCCGTAACAACGACTTTTATTCTGGTGCAAACACTTGGTTTGGGTGACTGTGGTTCAACAGCCTAATGAGCAATGTTAAATATCTGCCTCACACTGATTATCTAAAATGTTTCACTCATTTATTTGGTATTTTATTTATCAGTTCTCAGTTCTTTAGGGTACATTTCTTTCTGTAAATACTGTTGTAGtggttaatttaaaatgaaagagaaaaaagactAAGTTTTATGAACTCCATCTCATGGCTGCAGTGCCTTGTCAGACAAGCGTTGTTGTTTTCAGTTGGTTGGTTCCAGTCTGCACCGTTTTAGTAAAAGTTGTACAAAATAAGCACCATATTTGCGTCATTAATTTTCTCTGACGTTAAATTATTAAAGGtgtagttcaccccaaaatgtatttaatgatCAAACTGTACGGCTTGCTTCTTTGGAACAACATATAAGGGTGATAAGGTGAATAAATtaatgatttttcatttttgggtgaactattcttttaagacATGTTGTTAGCTGATACTGTATGTTGCTTCCTGAAtgtgcatgcacacacaaacacacacacaaacacatctacCTATTCTGAGACACACCGTTTATATTAAGTGTTTTGACCCcagagaccttttttttttttttttttaatgaagaaggctctaaaaatgaagaaaagctTATTTGAGCTTTGCAGGTTAACAAAAACCTATCCCACAGAGCTTGATAAAAGATGTTTCAATCAGGCGGTTGGGGCTCTGCTTTATAAGCATGTGTTATATAAGAGTGTTAAGTAAGCTATTTTGGCAAATTTAGCCTGATGTTAACACTCCCGAAGCAAGTCACAAAGAAAACGTCTTCACTTGGCACCCAGTAGCtttcacaaataataaaaacacaaacaaggACATCAGAAGAAGAAACCGGATCAAAGGTAAAGCGACTGTTGAAGTCATTGTACATACAACTATCACATAAACATATTAtgaacatacactactgttcagaagtttggagtcggtaagtttttgttttttaagaaattaattttattcagtaaggattcattaaattgaCCCAGTGTCAAAAGGTGTATTtttcttgacttttttttttagactaaaGTGTAAAAAGATACTTCTGGACTTCACCAAGCAGCACAACCATTTccaactaataataaaataataacaatgataataataatataaaaatgtttcataagtgccaaatcagcatactggaaagatttctgaaggataatatGACACTAAAGACCGGTgtaatggcttctgaaaattcagcattgccatTACAGAAAcaaattacaatatattaaaacgatatttgaaattttaattagtttttggcTACTTATGTACAaatgaatgcatccttggtgagccTAAGACACTTCTTatcattcataaaaaataaaataactgaccCCAAAATTTAGAACAGCGGTGTATAATATTACGGCAATCTCCAATGAAACTAATAGCATTGATCAGTGGCTCCACATAAATACTGAACGGTggcaattttttaattataaatcaatggtgtttacatgtataGTAATATTAGTAACAAGGAAATGATAATGATGCCGCTAACACATGTCGAGTAAAAAATGTGATGCTGTGATAGAAAATAAGAACACATTATGGATATGTACAATAGCTTTGATAAGCAATAGGGTAAGATGGACTCCTGACGTCCAGTGGAGAGAAGTAAACAGCACAATGTGTACCTTTAAACAGCAAGTTAACTAGGTTAGCGAAAGAAAAACATCCCTACATACAACCGTGAGCTTGACCTGTTACTGAACGGCAAACATAAGTAAGAATCGACTTTCTCTTGTTCCTTTATCCATCTCTGCATTAGAAATGATCAATAGTATTAAATTTCACACCAGACCTTTAAGGTCAAaggttatatttgaaatatttcccATTATTTCAACACACTGGCTATCATCACAGCAGTCATTTATGGATAGCAGTAAGAGACGCTTTAAGGATCTGTTAAGAAAATACCTTCAGCTTCGAAGCAGCTAtggtaacaaaaatatttgtctaaaatttttttttttaatctcttctTTTACAAAAGTACAGGGAAAGATCATAttttgtggtaaaaaaaaactaaaataattacttatgaaaataaaagatcaaaaggagcATGTCACATTGCTGGTTCAGTGTAAATGTATAGGTGCAGTAACACGGATAGGGATTATGGGATTTTCTCATCTGGCGAGGTGTCAGGTGTgtaggaacacacacacattttccaaCACGCCAACCCTCTGTGCCATTCATTCGGCAAAAAACGGATCAAAGACatcaagagagagaaaaaatagaGGGACACTTTCTCTTAGCCCAAACCTGGTTAAATTCTACCCATAATTCATCCCAGATCCCTACCCACAATATAGATTCATTTCAAAAATAGACTCATATATGAAGTTTACATGCCTAAGCGGAAATGTCTTTAGTCAAACGTGTCGATTTTCCATCAATGGCAATCTAGAAGTGAAATGTTCATCTCTCCCATTCTGACTGGAGGTGAAGGACGGGCACACGCTCCATCCCTTTCAAAGGTGACTCTCTGCTTCGCTCTTCTCTAGGGTACCATTCTCCAGGGTCAAAGGTGAAAGCGCCAGTCCATTGGCATTGCTCTCGTTAAGTCTTTTCACCCTGTAGGTCTCATAGTGGATGTTGTGAGTGACGTCCTTCAAATCTTGCAGGTGGGACCTTGAAAGTAGAGCGCAGTAGAGCATAATATCAATTTTGATCCCACAATAACATCCCCTGAGGGAAATATGCACAGtgtaaaataaaagtcattCTCTTATGTGGAATTGAATTGTTTTCTGACTACATCGGCTTTTTATGATCCCTTTGTGTGATTCGGTTGGTGTTTTCCTGGTGTAATTTGATCTCGGCTTCAGCAGGAGGCCGATCAAAAAGTGTGAAAGGCGATTCAAAAGTGTGGAGAGTTATAACGGTCATCCTTTGTTTCCCATTTCAGCAGGGAATCACTCTCATACCATCTGTCAACGGGCCACCATCCAAGAGTTACGGCGAGAGGGCTTTGTGACCTGGCCTCACCCGATCGGACTCTGTAATTAACCTGTCCTTTACTGAGCTCAAGGAAAGCATGTACTCTTGCCTTTCCAGAGCTGTTCGGCCCCACTACTCAAATATCCACTTTAGAAAGCTGATAACCATTTCAGCTGGTTAAATCTAAAAAGCAAAGGTTTGTAAAAGTGATATCGCGTCACCAGAACAGTTAGTTTGGTCCCAAATGATAACtattatgtacttacatttaaattaatcatttggtacaatgcacgtattgtgtacatacatgtttttacattgtacttatatatatatatatatatatatatatttttttttttaaatacctgcatgtaattacatctgtaattaatttctgtaattacatttataattacactgttgaaccATCCCTTACAcgttaacccacccttaaacctaccataccaccaaacctgtccctaaccttacccatatctcacctcaaagcagcaaaagtgttttgcaatacaatatgaacacaatatgtacattgtacttattttttaagtaagtaCATAATAGTTGAGGCCACTTAATAGTGGGACTGTTAGTTTTAACTGCATGAAATTGCATGAAAAATTCTAAAGGAATGCTAATGGAATTTCTTTCATAACTTGGAACCAACccaaaaaataatcaaataaaatttgaaaaaaaaacgtaaaaatcAACTAAAATTGTACAGTatacaataaaatgcaataaattcaaaataaatgaataaaaaggatattttagaatgaaaatgcaatgaaaaaaaaaaccccataaataaaacaatgattaaataaaattagtttttccaGTATGCTCTTAATAGAAGATTAGGGTTTTTTTCCCCAGGTAGGATTGgttctaaattatgatttgAAATCATTATATGGTTATGATGATATTATATGATTATGATATAAATTCAGTTAGCATTCCtttggtattttttatttatttatttttaatgggaTGAGAATGTCTAAAAACATTAGTTGGGGCAGAAATTAACATGTTGGGCAATATCACCAGTTTTGTACTCTTGAGGAAGTCAGCCTTCTTTACCTCTGATGTTGATGTCCTTGATGTCCTTGTTTGTGTCCACCTAAACTAGTGTGGGATGCCATTGATCTTGCGGTTTGGAccatatttaaaaacagcaaATTTGAGAGGGGTATGTTCTACTGTAT is a window from the Onychostoma macrolepis isolate SWU-2019 chromosome 03, ASM1243209v1, whole genome shotgun sequence genome containing:
- the fbxl16 gene encoding F-box/LRR-repeat protein 16, coding for MKERVPMLNMSTPSDLKSPCVTRNGMVKLPPQPNGLGSASITKGTPAAKNRLCQSSSVPTILPPPSLPYHLEPLPTAASLLGPDLDTSPVTAIKPPLRQFTMPLLERQLVLDEKVLNRLLWYFTTAEKCILAQVCKTWRKVLYQPKFWEGVTPILHAKELYTILPNGEKEFVSLQAFALRGFQFFCLVGVSDLDICEFIDNYPLSKKGVKSVSLKRSTITDAGLEVMLEQMQGLMHLELSGCNDFTEAGLWSSLNARLTSLSVSDCINVADDAIAAISQLLPNLSELSLQAYHVTDTAMAYFTAKQGYTTHTLRLNSCWEITNHGVVNMVHSLPNLTSLSLSGCSKITDDGVELVAENLRKLRSLDLSWCPRITDMALEYIACDLHKLEELVLDRCVRITDTGLGYLSTMSTLRSLYLRWCCQVQDFGLQHLYGMRSLRLLSLAGCPLLTTTGLSGLIQLQELEELELTNCPGATAELFKYYSQHLPRCMVIE